Part of the Bacillota bacterium genome is shown below.
CTTAACCGAACACCGGCAGACAGAGGGGTTATGAGGTCTCGGGCGGTGGATACGGGGCTTTCGTTCCTACTTCGTGTGCTTGTCAGCGACCTTCGAGGCACCGTAGGATTCCGGTTTGATTCTTGCGTCGAAGCCGCTGCCCATCACCATTCCAACGATTTCCCGGACAATATCCTTGGTGTCGCCTTTTTCTCCTACGTCCAAGTGTATCTCCAGCCCAGCCAGGTCCGCATGGCTATGGGCCATCTTCTCCGCGAGGCGTCCTGCAACCCCCAGGCTCAGCGAAGCCTCGTAGAACATCCGCTGTCTGAGGCTTATCATCTTGCGGTCTCGCTTCTTGGTGTAGTAGTAGCGGGCGCCTTTGCCCAGGCGGTGGATGATAACGGCGGTTACGAAGGTGACCTCATCCTTGTTATGGGAGTCCGTACCCACGATTACCTTATAGGTGCTTCCTGGACTCTCATTCATGTACTCCATGAGGTCCTTGAACATTCCTTCAAAAGACAGGGAACCCTTGGTCGGGCTGATAAACACCAATCTGAAGTCACCTCGAATTGAGTGTAGCACAAGGAATCACATTTCGCCATTAAGGCCTATGTTTAAGGCTCCTGTACGCTGCCGCCAGGAGGGCAAACTCACTGGCGCTAAGGGTTTCGCCACGTCTTGCAGAATCAATCCCGGCATATGCCAGGAGTTCCGCGGTGCCCTGGCGGTCCATTTCCAGACTCTTAAGGGCACTGGCCAGCGTCTTCCTCCGTTGCCGGAAGGCGGCGTTGACCAGAGAGTAGAAATCACTGGCGCAC
Proteins encoded:
- a CDS encoding ribonuclease H-like YkuK family protein gives rise to the protein MVFISPTKGSLSFEGMFKDLMEYMNESPGSTYKVIVGTDSHNKDEVTFVTAVIIHRLGKGARYYYTKKRDRKMISLRQRMFYEASLSLGVAGRLAEKMAHSHADLAGLEIHLDVGEKGDTKDIVREIVGMVMGSGFDARIKPESYGASKVADKHTK